The Ornithinimicrobium faecis genome includes a window with the following:
- a CDS encoding sulfurtransferase, whose product MTTQAETSQTDAQTKLSAYAHPERLVTTQWLAQNLGADNLVVLESNEDVLLYDTGHIPGALKLDWHLDLNDQLSRDYVDGEQFAQVMGERGIGRDTIVVIYGDKSNWWATYALWVMTLFGHEDVRILDGGRAKWIAEGRETTTDVPTVEAVDYPVVERDDSTIRAFQADVLKHLGQPMVDVRSPGEFSGELLSIPDYPQEGAMRGGHIPGAKSVPWGKAANEDGTFKSREELEALYQDEQGLAPSDDVVAYCRIGERSSHTWFVLTHLLGFEQVRNYDGSWTEWGNSVGVPVER is encoded by the coding sequence ACGGACGCGCAGACCAAGCTGTCGGCATACGCCCATCCTGAGCGGTTGGTGACCACCCAGTGGCTGGCCCAGAACCTGGGAGCCGACAACCTGGTCGTGCTCGAGTCCAACGAGGACGTCCTGCTCTATGACACCGGGCACATCCCCGGCGCGCTCAAGCTCGACTGGCACCTGGACCTCAACGACCAGCTGTCGCGGGATTATGTTGACGGCGAGCAGTTCGCGCAGGTCATGGGTGAGCGCGGCATCGGGCGCGACACGATCGTGGTGATCTATGGCGACAAGAGCAACTGGTGGGCGACCTATGCGCTCTGGGTGATGACGCTGTTCGGTCACGAGGATGTGCGCATCCTGGACGGTGGCCGGGCCAAGTGGATCGCCGAGGGCCGGGAGACCACCACCGACGTCCCGACCGTTGAGGCCGTGGACTATCCGGTCGTGGAGCGCGACGACAGCACCATCCGCGCGTTCCAGGCGGACGTGCTCAAGCACCTGGGCCAGCCGATGGTCGATGTGCGCTCCCCGGGTGAGTTCTCCGGTGAGCTGCTCTCGATCCCGGACTATCCGCAGGAGGGCGCGATGCGCGGCGGGCACATCCCGGGCGCGAAGTCGGTGCCGTGGGGCAAGGCAGCCAACGAGGACGGCACCTTCAAGAGCCGCGAGGAGCTGGAGGCGCTCTATCAGGACGAGCAGGGACTGGCGCCGTCCGATGACGTGGTCGCCTACTGCCGCATCGGTGAGCGCTCGAGTCACACCTGGTTCGTGCTGACCCACCTGCTCGGCTTTGAGCAGGTCCGCAACTATGACGGCTCGTGGACCGAGTGGGGCAACTCCGTCGGCGTGCCGGTGGAGCGCTGA
- a CDS encoding SufE family protein — MAGQFAASTRTDDLPEAMAELAGEFHELAQKERLQLLLELANDLPDLPDSYAGRLGEMEKVDECQSPVFLAVEVDSDESRTVHIFLSAPPEAPTTRGFAGILHESLDGLGAQEILAVPDEAPYRFGLSEAVSPLRMRGMVGMLGRIKRQVRAHTTIDERQ; from the coding sequence ATGGCGGGTCAGTTCGCCGCATCCACCCGCACCGACGACCTGCCGGAGGCGATGGCCGAGTTGGCGGGGGAGTTCCACGAGTTGGCGCAGAAGGAGCGGTTGCAGTTGCTCCTGGAGCTCGCCAACGATCTGCCAGACCTGCCCGACTCGTATGCCGGTCGGCTGGGTGAGATGGAAAAGGTCGACGAGTGCCAATCACCTGTCTTCCTGGCGGTCGAGGTGGACTCCGATGAGTCCCGCACCGTGCACATCTTCTTGTCCGCGCCGCCGGAGGCGCCGACCACCCGTGGGTTCGCCGGCATCCTGCACGAGAGCCTGGACGGGCTCGGCGCGCAGGAGATCCTGGCCGTGCCGGACGAGGCGCCCTATCGCTTCGGGCTGTCCGAGGCCGTGTCGCCGCTGCGGATGCGCGGCATGGTGGGCATGCTCGGACGCATCAAGCGTCAGGTGCGAGCCCACACCACCATCGACGAGAGGCAGTGA